In Apis cerana isolate GH-2021 linkage group LG6, AcerK_1.0, whole genome shotgun sequence, the following are encoded in one genomic region:
- the LOC107994163 gene encoding adrenodoxin-like protein 2, mitochondrial isoform X1, with translation MALVNQFQKFSRSILCIASNYSKFTSNTMLPFLQTTRGTSTTQPLSEKQEVNITFVKASGERIKAKGKIGDTILDIVVNNEIDLDGYGACEGTLTCSTCHLIFPKEVYDTLPDKPTDEELDMLDLAYELTDTSRLGCQIVMTKELDGIEDLVAIYLPVYLVA, from the exons ATGGCGTtagtaaatcaatttcaaaagttttcgAGATCAATTCTCTGCATTGCttcgaattattcaaaattcacaAGCAACACAATGTTGCCTTTTTTACAGACAACAAGAGGAACATCAACGACGCAACCACTTTCAGAAAAACAAGA AgttaatataacatttgttAAGGCAAGTGGAGAGAGAATCAAagcaaaaggaaaaattggagATACTATTTTAGATATAGTAGTAAATAACGAAATTGATTTAGATGGATATG GTGCTTGTGAGGGAACATTAACTTGTAGCACATGTCATTTGATATTTCCAAAAGAAGTTTATGATACACTTCCTGACAAACCAACAGATGAAGAATTAGATATGTTAGATCTAGCATATGAATTAACAGACAC atcACGACTAGGTTGTCAAATAGTAATGACTAAAGAACTTGATGGAATTGAG GACTTGGTGGCGATCTATCTGCCGGTGTATCTGGTGGCGTAA
- the LOC108001329 gene encoding survival motor neuron protein, with the protein MADDNVLFIRGNGNSTEHSEDVWDDSALIKAYDKAINLAKEEVGKRMGIGIKNSECKQKLQKQSKLTSKPYKKWIVGAPCRAVYSEDGEIYEAIITKIYENNGTCIVKFVGYGNTEKVELHSLLESEGLQSQIAQQKNAMEHKFDEENEEISESNFSTNMNSRKYSGEKMDCESEEIKTYKHQFMPGTSFNLMADTMPPAPPLPPQLMAKLPDNDAEALSSMLMSWYISGFHTGYYHGLKQAEKNQTKRKNC; encoded by the exons atggcAGATGATAATGTTCTTTTCATACGGGGAAATGGAAAT agcaCAGAGCATAGTGAAGACGTGTGGGATGATAGTGCATTAATAAAAGCATATGATAAAGCAATAAATTTAGCAAAAGAAGAAGTAGGCAAGCGTATGGGAATAGgcattaaaaattctgaatgcAAACAAAAGTTACAAAAGCAATCTAAGCTTACAAGCAAACCATATAAG aaATGGATTGTAGGAGCACCTTGTCGTGCAGTATACTCAGAAGATGGTGAAATTTATGAagcaataataacaaaaatttatgaaaataatggaacttgtattgtaaaatttgtag gTTATGGCAATACGGAGAAAGTAGAGTTACATTCTCTTCTAGAATCAGAAGGTTTACAAAGTCAGATAGCTCAACAAAAAAATGCTATGGAACATAAATTTgatgaagaaaatgaagaaattagtgaatcaaatttttctacaaatatgaattcaagaaaatatagTGGAGAAAAAATGGATTGTGAatctgaagaaataaaaacttacaAACATCAATTTATGCCTGGaacatcttttaatttaatggcAGATACAATGCCACCTGCACCTCCTTTACCTCCACAATTAATGgctaa atTACCAGATAATGATGCAGAGGCACTTTCAAGCATGTTAATGTCATGGTATATTAGTGGTTTTCACAcag GCTATTATCATGGTTTAAAACAAGCAGAGAAGAatcaaacaaaaagaaaaaattgttga
- the LOC107994163 gene encoding adrenodoxin-like protein 2, mitochondrial isoform X2, translating to MALVNQFQKFSRSILCIASNYSKFTSNTMLPFLQTTRGTSTTQPLSEKQEVNITFVKASGERIKAKGKIGDTILDIVVNNEIDLDGYGACEGTLTCSTCHLIFPKEVYDTLPDKPTDEELDMLDLAYELTDTSRLGCQIVMTKELDGIEVRVPTTINDARA from the exons ATGGCGTtagtaaatcaatttcaaaagttttcgAGATCAATTCTCTGCATTGCttcgaattattcaaaattcacaAGCAACACAATGTTGCCTTTTTTACAGACAACAAGAGGAACATCAACGACGCAACCACTTTCAGAAAAACAAGA AgttaatataacatttgttAAGGCAAGTGGAGAGAGAATCAAagcaaaaggaaaaattggagATACTATTTTAGATATAGTAGTAAATAACGAAATTGATTTAGATGGATATG GTGCTTGTGAGGGAACATTAACTTGTAGCACATGTCATTTGATATTTCCAAAAGAAGTTTATGATACACTTCCTGACAAACCAACAGATGAAGAATTAGATATGTTAGATCTAGCATATGAATTAACAGACAC atcACGACTAGGTTGTCAAATAGTAATGACTAAAGAACTTGATGGAATTGAGGTAAGAGTTCCAACAACAATTAATGATGCAAGAGCATAA
- the LOC108001336 gene encoding katanin p60 ATPase-containing subunit A-like 2 isoform X3 yields MEFENYYYMKFNKYPMFCKKNATNIDKKKSKTKVIMPAAKQSQNELVKENNIQQEINNEINNINLAMTVKPIFSNQNTVKFSSEEFDIPKEKFIQSKIWKCIEKLYSVNSELRKIAVDISHEIVLENLNVHWDDVVGLDDCKTAIKEAIVYPLKYPVFFAGPFSPWKGILLYGPPGTGKTMLVKAVATECKCTFFNITASSLVSKWRGDSEKYIRVLFDLAYSHSPTIIFIDEIDWIATNVQNNSLSEPAKRFRSELLTKLDGLVSTDNSNVLLLAATNSPWNIDSALLRRLEKRIYVSLPNEATRLGIFKLYLSDNLLKNKNVVDFLMSYTKQYSGADIKLLCKQAWMLEVTPMWKNLEKKEIFITDLKYELRNIEILKKLLKETVPTVTNTDIYDNWDTNINNK; encoded by the exons atggaatttgaaaattattattatatgaaattcaataaatatcccatgttttgtaaaaaaaatgcaacaaatatagataaaaa AAAAAGTAAGACAAAAGTCATAATGCCTGCTGCCAAACAATCGCAAAATGAACtagtgaaagaaaataatatacaacaagaaataaataatgaaataaataatattaatcttgcAATGACAGTAAAACCGATTTTCTCCAATCAGAACACAGTTAAATTTTCATCAGAAGAATTTGACattccaaaagaaaaatttatacaatcgaaaatatggaaatgtATCGAAAAACTATATTCAGTAAATTCAGAATTGCGAAAAATAGCTGTCGACATATcacat GAGATTGTATTGGAGAATTTAAATGTACATTGGGATGATGTAGTAGGTTTAGATGACTGTAAAACAGCTATTAAAGAAGCTATTGTATATCCTCTTAAATATCCTGTCTTCTTTGCCGGTCCATTTTCTCCTTGGAAAGGTATTCTATTATATGGACCACCTGGCACAG gCAAAACAATGTTAGTGAAAGCTGTAGCAACAGAATGCAAAtgcactttttttaatataacagcTAGTTCCTTAGTTAGCAAATGGAGAGGTGATtccgaaaaatatatacgt gTTTTATTCGATCTTGCTTATAGCCATTCGCccacaattattttcatagatGAAATCGATTGGATAGCtacaaatgtacaaaataattcattatctgAACCTGCAAAAAGATTTAGATCAGAACTTCTTACTAAGTTGGATGGATTAGTATCTACTGATAATTCAAACGTACTACTTCTAGCTGCAACTAATTCTCCGTG GAATATTGATTCAGCTTTACTTAGACGTCTTGAGAAACGAATATATGTGTCATTACCCAATGAAGCTACTCGACTTggtatattcaaattatatctcagtgataatttgttaaagaataaaaatgttgtAGACTTTTTAATGAGTTATACTAAACAATATTCTGGTGCAGACATAAAATTGCTTTGTAAACAAGCATGGATGTTAGAAGTAACTCCAATGtggaaaaatcttgaaaaaaaagaaatattcattacagatttgaaatatgaattaaggaatattgaaatattaaaaaaattacttaaagaaACAGTACCTACAGTAACAAACACGGATATATATGATAACTgggatacaaatataaataacaaataa
- the LOC108001336 gene encoding katanin p60 ATPase-containing subunit A-like 2 isoform X2, with the protein MKLQFLFYIYSFLTIYSFCLHIFCKIYILKKRLYTDTCETLISEAELVSEIQVCDNIDLERIIMEFENYYYMKFNKYPMFCKKNATNIDKKKSKTKVIMPAAKQSQNELVKENNIQQEINNEINNINLAMTVKPIFSNQNTVKFSSEEFDIPKEKFIQSKIWKCIEKLYSVNSELRKIAVDISHEIVLENLNVHWDDVVGLDDCKTAIKEAIVYPLKYPVFFAGPFSPWKGILLYGPPGTGKTMLVKAVATECKCTFFNITASSLVSKWRGDSEKYIRVLFDLAYSHSPTIIFIDEIDWIATNVQNNSLSEPAKRFRSELLTKLDGLVSTDNSNVLLLAATNSPWNIDSALLRRLEKRIYVSLPNEATRLGIFKLYLSDNLLKNKNVVDFLMSYTKQYSGADIKLLCKQAWMLEVTPMWKNLEKKEIFITDLKYELRNIEILKKLLKETVPTVTNTDIYDNWDTNINNK; encoded by the exons ATGaagctacaatttttattctatatttattcttttctcactatttattctttttgtctacacatattttgcaaaatttatattcttaaaaaacggct TTATACAGATACTTGCGAAACACTAATCTCCGAAGCTGAACTTGTTTCCGAAATTCAGGTTTGCgataatatagatttagaaAGGATTATAatggaatttgaaaattattattatatgaaattcaataaatatcccatgttttgtaaaaaaaatgcaacaaatatagataaaaa AAAAAGTAAGACAAAAGTCATAATGCCTGCTGCCAAACAATCGCAAAATGAACtagtgaaagaaaataatatacaacaagaaataaataatgaaataaataatattaatcttgcAATGACAGTAAAACCGATTTTCTCCAATCAGAACACAGTTAAATTTTCATCAGAAGAATTTGACattccaaaagaaaaatttatacaatcgaaaatatggaaatgtATCGAAAAACTATATTCAGTAAATTCAGAATTGCGAAAAATAGCTGTCGACATATcacat GAGATTGTATTGGAGAATTTAAATGTACATTGGGATGATGTAGTAGGTTTAGATGACTGTAAAACAGCTATTAAAGAAGCTATTGTATATCCTCTTAAATATCCTGTCTTCTTTGCCGGTCCATTTTCTCCTTGGAAAGGTATTCTATTATATGGACCACCTGGCACAG gCAAAACAATGTTAGTGAAAGCTGTAGCAACAGAATGCAAAtgcactttttttaatataacagcTAGTTCCTTAGTTAGCAAATGGAGAGGTGATtccgaaaaatatatacgt gTTTTATTCGATCTTGCTTATAGCCATTCGCccacaattattttcatagatGAAATCGATTGGATAGCtacaaatgtacaaaataattcattatctgAACCTGCAAAAAGATTTAGATCAGAACTTCTTACTAAGTTGGATGGATTAGTATCTACTGATAATTCAAACGTACTACTTCTAGCTGCAACTAATTCTCCGTG GAATATTGATTCAGCTTTACTTAGACGTCTTGAGAAACGAATATATGTGTCATTACCCAATGAAGCTACTCGACTTggtatattcaaattatatctcagtgataatttgttaaagaataaaaatgttgtAGACTTTTTAATGAGTTATACTAAACAATATTCTGGTGCAGACATAAAATTGCTTTGTAAACAAGCATGGATGTTAGAAGTAACTCCAATGtggaaaaatcttgaaaaaaaagaaatattcattacagatttgaaatatgaattaaggaatattgaaatattaaaaaaattacttaaagaaACAGTACCTACAGTAACAAACACGGATATATATGATAACTgggatacaaatataaataacaaataa
- the LOC108001336 gene encoding katanin p60 ATPase-containing subunit A-like 2 isoform X1 has product MSVLSMEGSMNKMRHGLRKEEESRISQRRQNILYLIYDYLSENNYTDTCETLISEAELVSEIQVCDNIDLERIIMEFENYYYMKFNKYPMFCKKNATNIDKKKSKTKVIMPAAKQSQNELVKENNIQQEINNEINNINLAMTVKPIFSNQNTVKFSSEEFDIPKEKFIQSKIWKCIEKLYSVNSELRKIAVDISHEIVLENLNVHWDDVVGLDDCKTAIKEAIVYPLKYPVFFAGPFSPWKGILLYGPPGTGKTMLVKAVATECKCTFFNITASSLVSKWRGDSEKYIRVLFDLAYSHSPTIIFIDEIDWIATNVQNNSLSEPAKRFRSELLTKLDGLVSTDNSNVLLLAATNSPWNIDSALLRRLEKRIYVSLPNEATRLGIFKLYLSDNLLKNKNVVDFLMSYTKQYSGADIKLLCKQAWMLEVTPMWKNLEKKEIFITDLKYELRNIEILKKLLKETVPTVTNTDIYDNWDTNINNK; this is encoded by the exons ATGAGTGTTTTGTCTATGGAAGGAAGCATGAATAAGATGCGTCACGGTTTGCGAAAAGAG gagGAGAGTCGTATTTCACAACGTCGtcaaaatatactatatcttatatatgattatttgagCGAAAATAa TTATACAGATACTTGCGAAACACTAATCTCCGAAGCTGAACTTGTTTCCGAAATTCAGGTTTGCgataatatagatttagaaAGGATTATAatggaatttgaaaattattattatatgaaattcaataaatatcccatgttttgtaaaaaaaatgcaacaaatatagataaaaa AAAAAGTAAGACAAAAGTCATAATGCCTGCTGCCAAACAATCGCAAAATGAACtagtgaaagaaaataatatacaacaagaaataaataatgaaataaataatattaatcttgcAATGACAGTAAAACCGATTTTCTCCAATCAGAACACAGTTAAATTTTCATCAGAAGAATTTGACattccaaaagaaaaatttatacaatcgaaaatatggaaatgtATCGAAAAACTATATTCAGTAAATTCAGAATTGCGAAAAATAGCTGTCGACATATcacat GAGATTGTATTGGAGAATTTAAATGTACATTGGGATGATGTAGTAGGTTTAGATGACTGTAAAACAGCTATTAAAGAAGCTATTGTATATCCTCTTAAATATCCTGTCTTCTTTGCCGGTCCATTTTCTCCTTGGAAAGGTATTCTATTATATGGACCACCTGGCACAG gCAAAACAATGTTAGTGAAAGCTGTAGCAACAGAATGCAAAtgcactttttttaatataacagcTAGTTCCTTAGTTAGCAAATGGAGAGGTGATtccgaaaaatatatacgt gTTTTATTCGATCTTGCTTATAGCCATTCGCccacaattattttcatagatGAAATCGATTGGATAGCtacaaatgtacaaaataattcattatctgAACCTGCAAAAAGATTTAGATCAGAACTTCTTACTAAGTTGGATGGATTAGTATCTACTGATAATTCAAACGTACTACTTCTAGCTGCAACTAATTCTCCGTG GAATATTGATTCAGCTTTACTTAGACGTCTTGAGAAACGAATATATGTGTCATTACCCAATGAAGCTACTCGACTTggtatattcaaattatatctcagtgataatttgttaaagaataaaaatgttgtAGACTTTTTAATGAGTTATACTAAACAATATTCTGGTGCAGACATAAAATTGCTTTGTAAACAAGCATGGATGTTAGAAGTAACTCCAATGtggaaaaatcttgaaaaaaaagaaatattcattacagatttgaaatatgaattaaggaatattgaaatattaaaaaaattacttaaagaaACAGTACCTACAGTAACAAACACGGATATATATGATAACTgggatacaaatataaataacaaataa